A region of Gracilinanus agilis isolate LMUSP501 chromosome 3, AgileGrace, whole genome shotgun sequence DNA encodes the following proteins:
- the ZDHHC19 gene encoding palmitoyltransferase ZDHHC19 produces MHPRKESVPQKNELHSWAPSSIFAAFNVMLLITISGLFFSFPWLAQHGDWVSPSINGFLFVLTLVSLIFLNFSDPGILHRGSEWQCPLAIKVVWVNRRAFRLQWCQRCRYHRPPRTYHCPRCNICVEDFDHHCKWVNNCIGQRNFRCFLLLVVSLCLYTGSLLCSCLIFLIRTSQQPFSIDKAFAVVAAIPATAFLLPLLLLLGTQALSVSSAERSYEGKCHYLQGYNPFDLGCVRNWYLALCAPLGPKYMADAIQLQRVVEPDRTQKPRLCASHWHSCPFPVPYCHATNVSCPYSVPVPSIHSTGGVPGPRPTNMPGPHPANVPGSHSVPVAPPLFHMKLWRSGRGSLGGGEAASLQKLQGVDVLTQVGESQRLLRSLPSPGANPCQGAPLCQDHPSQGSLP; encoded by the exons ATGCACCCCAGGAAGGAGTCAGTGCCCCAGAAGAATGAGCTTCACTCCTGGGCCCCATCCAGCATTTTTGCTGCCTTCAATGTTATGCTGTTGATCACCATCAGTGGTCTGTTCTTCTCCTTTCC ATGGCTTGCTCAGCATGGTGACTGGGTGTCTCCTTCTATCAACGGGTTTCTCTTTGTTCTCACTTTGGTCagtcttatttttctcaatttctctgACCCTGGCATCCTCCACAGAG GCTCTGAGTGGCAGTGTCCACTGGCCATCAAGGTGGTGTGGGTGAACAGGAGAGCCTTCCGCCTACAATGGTGCCAGAGGTGTCGCTATCACCGTCCTCCCCGAACCTACCACTGTCCCAGGTGCAACATCTGTGTGGAG GATTTTGATCACCATTGCAAGTGGGTCAACAACTGCATCGGCCAAAGAAACTTCCGATGTTTCTTGCTTCTGGTGGTCTCACTCTGCCTCTACACAGGATCCCTGCTTTGTTCCTGCTTGATCTTCTTGATCCGGACTTCTCAACAGCCCTTCTCCATAGATAAGGCCTTTGC TGTTGTGGCAGCCATCCCAGCCACTGCCTTCCTGCTCCCACTGCTGCTGCTCCTGGGGACGCAAGCTCTGTCTGTGAGCTCCGCTGAGCGCTCTTATGAGGGCAAG TGCCATTACCTGCAGGGTTATAATCCCTTTGACCTGGGCTGTGTCAGGAACTGGTATTTAGCCCTTTGTGCACCACTGGGACCTAA GTATATGGCAGATGCCATCCAGCTGCAGAGGGTGGTGGAGCCAGACAGGACCCAAAAACCCAGATTGTGTGCTTCTCACTGGCACTCTTGTCCCTTCCCTGTACCTTACTGCCACGCAACCAATGTGTCTTGCCCCTATTCTGTCCCTGTGCCCAGCATCCACTCTACTGGTGGTGTGCCAGGTCCCCGCCCCACCAACATGCCAGGCCCTCACCCTGCCAATGTGCCAGGCTCTCACTCTGTTCCTGTTGCCCCTCCACTCTTCCATATGAAACTGTGGAGGTCAGGGAGAGGCtcattggggggtggggaagcagCTTCTCTGCAAAAG CTGCAGGGTGTGGATGTTCTTACTCAAGTAGGAGAGAGCCAGAGACTTTTGAGAAGCCTCCCATCCCCTGGAGCCAACCCTTGCCAAGGAGCTCCGCTATGCCAAGACCACCCTTCCCAGGGCTCTCTCCCTTGA